Proteins encoded together in one Pontiella desulfatans window:
- a CDS encoding DUF3450 family protein, translating to MKKQIWMILAVSGAVACLAQDNELELTKETLSKWVETRKLISQEKEKWELEREVLGDRIDLVRSERDTLSSKIHETQSLITDADKKREDLVEENDALKNASATLVNRIFTLERSVLKLLPTLPVPVQDRMKPLSQRIPKNQETELSLSERYQNVVGIINELNKGANEISVVSEVRELPDGSTAEVQTLYLGFARAFYCTNKGDIAGVGHPGAEGWVWTSNNAIAQQVADSISILKNEKTAEFIPLPVGID from the coding sequence ATGAAAAAACAAATATGGATGATTTTAGCCGTCTCCGGCGCGGTGGCCTGCCTGGCGCAGGACAACGAGCTGGAGCTCACGAAGGAGACGCTTTCGAAGTGGGTCGAAACCCGCAAGCTGATCTCTCAGGAAAAGGAAAAATGGGAACTCGAGCGTGAAGTGCTCGGCGACCGCATCGACCTGGTGCGCTCCGAACGCGACACCCTGTCCAGCAAGATCCACGAGACGCAGTCGCTCATTACCGACGCCGACAAGAAACGTGAGGATTTGGTTGAGGAGAACGATGCGCTCAAGAATGCCTCGGCCACGCTCGTTAACCGAATCTTCACATTGGAGCGCAGCGTGCTGAAGTTGCTGCCCACCCTCCCGGTACCGGTGCAGGATCGGATGAAGCCGCTCAGCCAGCGCATCCCGAAAAACCAGGAGACCGAGCTCTCCCTCTCCGAGCGCTACCAGAACGTCGTCGGCATCATCAATGAGCTCAACAAGGGCGCCAACGAAATCTCGGTCGTCAGCGAAGTGCGCGAGCTTCCCGATGGCAGCACGGCCGAGGTTCAGACCCTGTACCTCGGTTTTGCCCGGGCCTTCTACTGCACCAACAAGGGCGACATTGCCGGCGTTGGCCATCCCGGAGCCGAGGGTTGGGTCTGGACGTCCAACAACGCCATCGCCCAGCAGGTGGCCGATTCGATCTCCATTTTGAAAAACGAAAAAACGGCGGAGTTTATCCCGCTGCCCGTCGGCATCGATTAA
- a CDS encoding MotA/TolQ/ExbB proton channel family protein: MNDSGFYHTHLRNRMERIVIFIASVLVLCSLYAFAEPEVKMQEKLDASLQELSNIRKGISQEKLPMVKGLNALEDEVMDVRLEHQKVMRQLDSRNLDLNNLRSEITMRKGEKSYISNLLGEYIRNFESRLHIAELDMYQEVIKAAVLAPDNTNLSDEEIFVKQTELVEASILRLQNSVGGSAFAGNAAGDDGLVKDGQFIVVGPVAIFASDDGSMAGIAEQQLGSLEPTVMPFADPANAAMVAATIKNMGGDFPFDASLGNARKIAETNETFSEHLAKGGKVGYVIVGMFVLCILVSIYKWIQLSLVPRVSEKRAMPVLKAILVNDHETAAAEIRKLKGPTGAMLTAGIEHIDEPKDLVEEVMYEELLTTRMSVNSLTPVLAVCASTAPLMGLLGTVTGIINTFKMITVFGSGDVKTLSGGISEALVTTEMGLVVAISALVFYAFLSRKAKSITDQMEQIGILFINRSTRAVEDEPAAAA, from the coding sequence ATGAACGATTCAGGATTCTACCACACACACCTGCGGAACCGCATGGAGCGGATTGTGATTTTTATTGCGTCGGTATTAGTGCTTTGCTCGCTCTACGCATTCGCTGAACCCGAGGTGAAGATGCAGGAAAAACTCGATGCCAGCCTGCAGGAGCTTTCCAATATCAGGAAGGGCATCTCGCAGGAAAAGCTTCCGATGGTCAAAGGCCTTAATGCCCTTGAGGACGAGGTGATGGATGTTCGCCTCGAACACCAGAAGGTGATGCGCCAGCTCGATAGCCGCAATCTCGACCTCAACAACCTGCGCTCCGAAATCACGATGCGCAAGGGCGAGAAAAGCTATATTTCGAACCTGCTCGGCGAATATATCCGCAACTTCGAATCCCGCCTGCACATTGCCGAACTCGACATGTACCAGGAGGTCATCAAGGCCGCCGTGCTTGCGCCCGACAACACGAACCTTTCCGACGAGGAAATCTTCGTCAAGCAGACCGAGCTGGTCGAGGCCTCGATCCTGCGCCTGCAGAATTCGGTCGGCGGATCGGCCTTTGCCGGAAATGCCGCCGGGGACGACGGCCTCGTTAAAGACGGGCAGTTCATCGTGGTTGGCCCCGTGGCAATCTTCGCCTCGGACGACGGTTCCATGGCCGGCATCGCCGAGCAGCAGCTCGGTTCGCTCGAGCCCACGGTCATGCCGTTCGCCGACCCCGCCAACGCCGCCATGGTGGCTGCCACCATCAAGAACATGGGCGGCGACTTCCCGTTCGACGCGAGCCTGGGCAATGCCCGCAAGATTGCCGAAACCAACGAGACCTTTTCGGAGCATTTGGCCAAGGGCGGCAAAGTGGGCTATGTGATCGTCGGCATGTTCGTCCTCTGCATACTGGTTTCCATTTACAAGTGGATCCAGTTGTCGCTGGTGCCTCGCGTATCCGAAAAGCGGGCCATGCCGGTGCTGAAAGCTATTCTGGTGAACGACCATGAAACCGCCGCCGCCGAAATCCGGAAACTCAAGGGGCCGACCGGTGCCATGCTGACGGCCGGCATCGAGCATATCGACGAGCCGAAGGATCTGGTGGAGGAAGTCATGTATGAAGAGCTGCTGACCACCCGCATGAGCGTCAACAGCCTCACACCGGTTCTTGCCGTGTGTGCTTCGACCGCCCCGCTGATGGGGCTGCTGGGTACGGTGACCGGCATCATCAATACCTTCAAGATGATTACGGTCTTCGGATCGGGCGATGTGAAGACGCTTTCCGGCGGTATTTCCGAGGCGCTCGTCACCACCGAAATGGGGCTGGTGGTCGCGATCAGCGCGCTGGTCTTCTACGCCTTCCTCTCCCGCAAGGCCAAGAGCATTACCGACCAGATGGAGCAGATCGGCATTCTCTTCATCAACCGTTCGACCCGTGCGGTGGAAGACGAACCTGCCGCGGCAGCATAA
- a CDS encoding MotA/TolQ/ExbB proton channel family protein — translation MNLDLQAFWEQTLAIWTSGGWAMIALAADAFLIFYLGMSIFSRIRAKGYLYVSEKKMKRWVKEPAKGRGPVGKMIRFVMGARSLEEIGIFFDELNQTEIAPLNRDLKVMQTCVSIAPLMGLLGTVTGMLATFAALAGGSGGDKTMGMVAGGISEALITTETGLLVALPGLIFQYKLAREHAQYKAFLAHLQTVCSQRIYKQSLRKAA, via the coding sequence ATGAATCTGGATTTACAAGCTTTTTGGGAACAGACCCTCGCCATCTGGACGTCGGGCGGGTGGGCCATGATTGCCCTCGCGGCCGATGCCTTTCTGATCTTCTATCTGGGCATGAGTATCTTTTCCCGCATTCGGGCCAAGGGATACCTCTATGTTTCCGAGAAGAAGATGAAGCGTTGGGTGAAGGAGCCTGCCAAGGGGCGCGGCCCGGTCGGCAAAATGATCCGTTTTGTAATGGGCGCGCGCTCCCTGGAGGAGATCGGCATTTTCTTCGATGAGTTGAACCAGACCGAGATCGCGCCGCTCAACCGCGACCTGAAGGTGATGCAGACCTGCGTGAGCATCGCGCCGCTGATGGGGCTGCTCGGAACGGTGACCGGCATGCTGGCCACGTTCGCCGCGTTGGCCGGCGGATCGGGCGGCGACAAGACCATGGGCATGGTGGCCGGCGGCATTTCCGAGGCGTTGATCACCACCGAGACCGGCCTGCTGGTCGCGCTGCCGGGGCTTATTTTCCAATACAAACTGGCGCGCGAGCATGCGCAGTACAAGGCCTTCCTCGCCCACCTGCAGACCGTCTGCTCGCAGCGCATCTACAAACAAAGCCTAAGGAAGGCGGCGTAG
- a CDS encoding ExbD/TolR family protein, translated as MGRFSSSSEDSSEVAVDISPLIDCVFILLIFFIVTTTFVEETGVEVDKPQAASSVQLEKTSIMIAVTDKGQIVYGGNDIGIAGVQPLVKRMMQKEDVPVIVQADQNVASGLMVRVIDEAKLAGAVKVSIATRKKQG; from the coding sequence ATGGGACGTTTTAGTAGCAGCAGCGAAGACAGCTCGGAAGTGGCAGTGGATATTTCACCGCTCATCGACTGTGTATTCATTCTTCTCATCTTCTTCATCGTCACCACCACCTTCGTGGAGGAGACCGGTGTTGAAGTGGATAAACCGCAGGCCGCGTCGTCGGTGCAGTTGGAAAAGACCAGCATCATGATTGCGGTCACCGACAAGGGGCAGATCGTGTACGGCGGAAACGATATCGGCATTGCCGGAGTCCAGCCGCTGGTCAAGCGCATGATGCAGAAGGAAGACGTGCCGGTGATCGTGCAGGCCGACCAGAACGTGGCATCCGGCCTCATGGTGCGCGTGATCGACGAAGCGAAGCTGGCCGGCGCGGTCAAGGTGAGCATCGCCACCCGCAAGAAGCAGGGATAA
- a CDS encoding energy transducer TonB, whose translation MSDHAIVKSFQWVLKQAMYAGSGVVFAFLLFLLLPILQVITSPPAKDLTIRSVDAVVEPPPPPPPMEEQEEPEPEEQPPPPPAVDAQPLDLSQLELALNPGDGGFGGGDFAINLAGVTGNSDEVDAIFSLSDLDQKPRVVYQPAPIYPPELARKNMQGTVYVLFIVDKTGRTRDLKVQKSTHPAFNNPALKAVKQWKFEPGKRKGKPVQFRMRVPITFQK comes from the coding sequence GTGAGCGACCATGCCATAGTGAAATCCTTCCAGTGGGTGCTGAAGCAGGCGATGTATGCCGGCAGCGGGGTCGTGTTCGCGTTTCTGCTGTTCCTGCTGCTGCCGATTCTCCAGGTCATCACCAGTCCGCCGGCAAAGGATCTGACCATCCGTTCGGTCGATGCCGTGGTCGAGCCGCCGCCTCCGCCGCCTCCGATGGAGGAGCAGGAGGAACCGGAACCGGAGGAGCAGCCTCCGCCGCCCCCCGCGGTCGATGCGCAGCCGCTCGACCTTTCGCAGCTCGAGCTCGCGCTTAATCCGGGCGACGGTGGATTCGGTGGCGGCGACTTCGCCATCAATCTGGCGGGCGTGACCGGCAACAGCGACGAGGTGGATGCCATCTTTTCGCTCTCCGACCTCGACCAGAAGCCGCGCGTGGTCTACCAGCCCGCGCCGATCTATCCGCCGGAGCTGGCGCGCAAGAACATGCAGGGCACCGTCTATGTTTTGTTCATTGTCGACAAGACCGGCCGTACCCGCGACCTCAAGGTTCAGAAATCAACCCACCCGGCCTTCAACAACCCCGCGCTCAAGGCCGTGAAGCAGTGGAAGTTCGAGCCGGGTAAACGCAAGGGCAAGCCCGTCCAGTTCCGGATGCGCGTGCCGATCACCTTCCAAAAATAG
- a CDS encoding tetratricopeptide repeat protein — protein sequence MIAKQQNELATKGRKENKAFPFASFALSCGKKIILPSLLFVAASVSANEMLELLDGLPGAKASVAPAVAEAVHAEKDMSAIEKKEVSIKKPESMQDLSIWDEELFQKQFLASYGANAEIEPRVSAVEHEQMQKVMDIMSDGDDMEKAINQLRKYTKDSSSAIFDFTIGNLYFQQDNLEEALAWYDKAIEKFPSFRRAYKNAGLIHVRNGDFKKALPLMTKVIELGGHTSIAYGLLGFAYGSIENHLCAESAYRQAILLDPETIDWQLGLARSFFKQQKFGDAVSLCNTLIARKPDNADFWLLQANAYLGLKQPMKAAENYEYVNAMGTATAASMTMLADIYVNESRWDMAADAYLRAYELDNGNNPSKPLRAAKILASRGSLDQSNRMLNRVAEKKSALDQSDLKELLKLQARVAVAAGGGEDVVKILEEVVEVDPLDGEALILLAQHYGRNVPEKAVFYYERAANIESHEAEAKLYHGQLLVGQAKYADALPLLRRAYELKPRSDIEDYVKQVERIAKTRS from the coding sequence ATGATTGCAAAACAACAGAATGAATTGGCCACGAAAGGCCGCAAAGAAAACAAAGCATTCCCTTTTGCGTCCTTTGCGCTCTCTTGTGGCAAAAAAATAATATTGCCGAGCCTGCTGTTTGTGGCAGCTTCCGTTTCCGCCAACGAAATGCTTGAACTGCTCGATGGGCTTCCGGGCGCCAAGGCGTCGGTGGCGCCCGCCGTGGCCGAGGCCGTGCATGCCGAAAAGGATATGTCCGCCATCGAGAAGAAGGAAGTCTCCATCAAGAAACCGGAATCGATGCAGGATCTCTCCATCTGGGACGAGGAACTCTTCCAGAAACAGTTCCTGGCCAGCTATGGCGCGAACGCCGAAATCGAACCGCGCGTCTCCGCCGTCGAGCACGAGCAGATGCAGAAGGTCATGGATATCATGTCGGACGGCGACGATATGGAAAAAGCCATCAATCAACTCAGGAAGTATACCAAGGATTCCTCCTCCGCCATCTTCGACTTCACCATCGGCAACCTCTATTTCCAGCAGGACAACCTGGAGGAAGCCTTGGCCTGGTACGACAAGGCGATCGAAAAGTTTCCATCCTTCCGCCGCGCCTACAAGAACGCCGGACTCATCCACGTCCGCAATGGCGATTTCAAGAAGGCGCTGCCGCTGATGACCAAGGTCATTGAACTGGGCGGCCACACCTCCATCGCCTACGGGCTGCTCGGTTTCGCCTACGGCTCGATCGAAAACCACCTCTGTGCCGAGTCGGCCTATCGCCAGGCCATCCTGCTCGATCCGGAAACGATCGACTGGCAGCTCGGCCTCGCCCGCAGTTTCTTTAAGCAGCAAAAGTTCGGCGACGCCGTCAGCCTGTGCAACACGCTCATCGCGAGGAAGCCCGACAATGCCGATTTCTGGTTGCTGCAGGCCAATGCCTATCTCGGCCTTAAGCAGCCGATGAAGGCCGCCGAAAACTATGAATATGTCAACGCCATGGGCACGGCCACCGCGGCCAGCATGACCATGCTCGCCGACATCTATGTGAACGAATCCCGTTGGGACATGGCGGCCGATGCCTACCTGCGCGCCTACGAACTCGACAACGGGAACAATCCCTCCAAGCCGTTGCGCGCCGCCAAGATCCTGGCCTCCCGCGGTTCGCTCGACCAGTCCAACCGCATGCTCAACCGCGTGGCCGAAAAGAAGAGCGCGCTCGACCAGTCCGACCTCAAGGAACTCCTCAAGCTCCAGGCGCGGGTTGCCGTGGCCGCCGGCGGGGGCGAGGATGTGGTGAAGATTCTCGAGGAGGTGGTCGAGGTCGATCCGCTCGATGGCGAGGCGCTCATCCTGCTCGCCCAGCACTATGGCCGCAACGTTCCTGAAAAGGCGGTCTTCTACTACGAACGCGCCGCCAACATCGAGAGCCACGAGGCCGAGGCCAAGCTCTACCACGGACAGCTGCTCGTCGGGCAGGCCAAATATGCCGATGCCCTGCCGCTCCTGCGCCGCGCCTACGAGCTCAAACCCCGTTCCGACATCGAGGACTACGTCAAGCAAGTCGAGCGCATCGCCAAAACCCGCAGTTAG